The Oncorhynchus kisutch isolate 150728-3 unplaced genomic scaffold, Okis_V2 Okis07a-Okis12b_hom, whole genome shotgun sequence genome includes a region encoding these proteins:
- the LOC116360071 gene encoding FERM and PDZ domain-containing protein 1-like: MEERDRSRSPSRRTSRVEQVVGRWLRRSRDSSSRERILVDGKAAVGGESSGQDQKNSYPVRLTVQILRDPLLNTHGITLTPQTPILVQDITPAGPADGRLIPGDQVVKINNVAVDDLTPEQAADLIRECQHSVMITVLRNSAGPKSSFITPEKRAKLRSNPVKVRFAEEVEVNSHSQGNSLLFLPNVLKVYLENGQTKAFKFEPNTTVKDIVMTLKEKLSLSRIEHFSLVLEQKYSISKLLLLHEEERIQQVVHQKEVHDYRCLFRVCFIPREPEHLLQDDPTAFQYLYLQGINDVLQERFAVEMRCNTALRLAALHIQERLASCGQSPRTKLKIITKSWGIENFISSTLLRNMREKDLRKAIGYHMKKSQSQEPKQKVLSANQAKINYLEELCDLKSFGGKSFSATMMLQDRESMVTLLVGSRYGISQVVNHKLSIMTTLTEFSSITRIELLPESDRVSLVKIYLQDIKPITLLLESVAAKELSCLVAGYCRALVDPSLIIFPWTQDGKQHRVSAEEGYVSRGGSDSDDSSDMDMDTLISLVSHNNKRTTSDPVGLRRIMEERKEERKERKEREDRKKNEKGEGEQEKNMKYGTMSPLRKNKKKERIEEKVGGVGDQREKDTEAGGEVNSGKQRGAENGAMQEDDREREDKSAKKEREGKERKGEEERGGERKGGGERKEEEERGGGERKGEEERGGGEVRGAMTEEHRSVSEEASDSCRTDSRFMTSISSDSLDALEEDDLIACSSSLPHPHPPFRLTVEPPHPQPHPREGASSPQGRAGEWRGEGGGGGSGEWRGGGGECRGGGGEWRGGGGEYRGGGRGRRSGNGAWVNSHHSPMTPDSINSEPVTPVVDPSENLNYAELSLMLEYLPSPPEASDDEDEEEKREERRRSNEGTGQEVLSVSGCPRSSSSSLMDCVFTFEQSDARHYYNICPNVTPDSTRSLTHPHPETEEEEGGGEEEEQGALLTLEPVPILQPPPGFGDSSSDEEFFDARDRIASPEDPTSGTVSRDFSAEMTSGMTQQSVSLSDIRISLAEGTRHEREAGREGETSEGGGGRDMFSRLSRKRSKKRRSFMQTDFTSTVSYPGPDQNQERNRNPDHVPDQHLDLAQNRTESSDESQQLSLDPEPSEQSQNPCPTVSSLSHAEGEASQLESKPILAKPSPEGSHRGPGEPRVLDNPKGNPRAPDNPKGDLHRSSRNRRQSMETEPDMMESKSVTALVTAASLSITAVRCRVEPDGKESPDRRGDGEEVEGEMEEEEGGGEAGAGPFTCHMFLTEIKEEEGQRGEETGEEGEEGESDREERQPSLISEGPPSVRGSQFSRRPLCLTKDEDQEASFVPQISISHPGVYGRDTGGEQGMAGGEESVTPLSAPPPPTSPLPPFPAPSIPHTERGERDSKDGNVGSQPKLFILSDGEKDISCLTQVHRKLAISHQDLTSQRKAEIKNDEDIDSTNSVTDNTDVATANIADTGHIHSVMANTETTVDSDLATANHKDTNSIKSVPANTIAYADFATTNNEDNAIINSLTTSNDSTGNANLAMTNANSANANSATANIPKESPISPTTGFLLRPCSPGIIGQSLSASTLRGKIQSLPLYLSRSQETLTLSGVGSPNRSPSPETTSNKTEVMVTTETTKYDDVTKVATGEDLKDSGVALVESDDSEVTLTESEVGEVVVETAGAEITRLTVSEVKEVIEKVVMVYGSSLPPPLAPISLESKPDPKMVVKLPTCPIATVETAPPMAPAPICLEPKPVPELLSPGSTIHKMAAPLPSCPSFRVPIRVEPKPDHEPLSIRSKMAALSSSYPPALVVTTESLNSSSSNPHPIRVEPMPEPCLEPFSGPKMSAPLSSCPSALVVTTQSLVVTTQSLVVTTQSLNGPGLSFPSSNMRGQPFGSNSFCRPPGEEAGLLNTLTTGCGVFTSTCETQPNQAHMESYSPAKPDFGCSSVLASGCETVMEGVQTPLEACRCPPPLVYTNCFSGGDSFDDELTVYEFSCRTSSPPASQPSSSALALPLTTSPPLSSFLSSSPPSSLLSPSFPRSVLPPSSSMELSPLLSPLLSPSNCFLSQSSLHDDISRLRHRRFPPPPAGFQNVRSDVDELLTLLQGGRMGSRGGRHPRETCATHFSENKRLLHGEARRLMAGCQKVVRVGQTPDEMLFSLSDSFRTLVGMAGMCLWFSGCDRCDRRNAEALAGLADVARTYREFVLAAERASGRRSCHDLSTKLLAKQCTALTASVFCLTQLFRTLTAL; this comes from the exons GGCAACTCGCTGCTCTTCCTCCCCAACGTTCTAAAGGTGTATCTGGAGAACGGACAGACCAAGGCCTTCAAGTTTGAACCCAACACCACTGTCAAG GACATAGTAATGACCCTGAAGGAgaaactgtctctgtctcgtaTTGAACACTTCTCTTTGGTTCTGGAACAGAAGTACAGCATCAGTAAACTGCTGTTACTACATGAAGAGGAGAGGAtacaacag GTGGTTCATCAGAAGGAAGTCCATGACTACAGATGTCTGTTCAGAGTGTGTTTTATACCCAGAGAACCTGAGCACCTGTTACAAGACGACCCCACTGCCTTCCAATACCTCTACCtgcag ggtataAATGACGTGCTACAGGAGCGTTTTGCAGTGGAGATGCGTTGCAACACGGCCCTGCGTCTGGCAGCCCTGCACATACAGGAGAGACTAGCCAGCTGTGGACAGTCACCTCGGACCAAACTCAAGATCATCAC GAAGAGTTGGGGCATTGAGAACTTTATCTCTTCAACCCTCCTGAGGAACATGAGGGAAAAGGATCTGAGAAAGGCCATTGGCTATCACATGAAGAAGAGCCAATCACAGGAGCCAAAGCAGAAGGTGCTGTCGGCCAATCAGGCGAAGATTAACTACCTGGAGGAGCTGTGTGACCTCAAGTCCTTCGGCGGGAAGTCCTTCAGCGCCACCATGATG ctcCAGGACAGAGAGTCGATGGTGACCCTGTTGGTGGGGTCGCGGTACGGTATCAGTCAGGTGGTGAACCACAAACTGAGCATCATGACCACCCTCACAGAGTTCAGCAGCATCACACGCATAGAGCTGCTACCAGAGTCTGACCGCGTCAGTCTGGTCAAGATATATCTACAGGACATCAAg CCTATCACCCTGTTGTTGGAGTCAGTAGCAGCTAAGGAACTGTCCTGTCTGGTGGCAGGGTACTGTCGTGCCCTAGTGGACCCCAGCCTCATCATCTTCCCCTGGACACAGGACGGCAAGCAGCACCGCGTGTCTGCCGAGGAGG gttATGTGTCGCGGGGTGGCAGTGACTCTGACGATTCCTCCGACATGGACATGGACACTCTCATCTCCCTTGTATCCCATAACAACAAGCGAACCACATCAGACCCGGTCGGTCTACGCCGGAttatggaggagaggaaagaggagaggaaagagaggaaggagagagaggacaggaaaaagaatgagaagggagaaggagaacAAGAGAAAAATATGAAATACGGAACTATGTCTCCACTGAGAAAAAACAAAAAGAAGGAGAGAATTGAGGAGAAGGTGGGGGGAGttggggaccagagagagaaagacactgaAGCAGGAGGAGAGGTGAACTCTGGGAAACAACGAGGAGCAGAGAACGGAGCAATGCAGGAAgacgacagagaaagagaggacaagAGCGCaaagaaggaaagagaaggaaaggagaggaaaggagaggaggagagaggaggggagaggaaagga ggaggggagaggaaagaagaagaggagagaggaggaggggagaggaaaggagaggaggagagaggaggaggggaggttcGGGGGGCTATGACAGAAGAGCACCGGTCCGTATCAGAGGAGGCGTCAGACTCGTGTCGTACTGATTCTCGTTTCATGACCAGCATCTCCAGTGACTCCCTGGATGCTCTGGAGGAAGATGACCTGATCGcctgctcttcctccctccctcaccctcaccctccctTCCGCCTCACAGTGGAGCCCCCTCATCCCCAGCCTCACCCACGAGAGGGTGCATCCTCACCACAAGGAAGGgcaggagagtggagaggagaaggaggtggaggggggtcaggagagtggagaggagggggaggagagtgcagaggagggggaggagagtggagaggagggggaggagagtacagaggagggggaagagggaggagatcgGGCAACGGAGCTTGGGTCAACTCTCACCATTCTCCCATGACCCCTGACTCTATAAACTCTGAACCTGTGACCCCCGTGGTTGACCCCTCTGAGAACCTGAACTACGCTGAGCTCTCTCTCATGCTGGAGTACCTCCCCAGTCCTCCGGAGGCGAGTGacgatgaggatgaggaggagaagagggaagagaggaggaggagtaatgAAGGAACTGGACAGGAGGTATTGTCTGTATCCGGATgtccccgttcctcctcctcctcacttatggactgtgtgtttacctTCGAGCAGAGCGACGCGAGGCATTACTACAATATCTGCCCTAATGTTACCCCCGACAGCACCCGCAGCCTCACCCACCCTCACCCTGAGACTGAGGAAGAGGAAGGTGGTGGtgaggaggaagagcagggggCACTCCTAACCCTAGAGCCCGTGCCCATCCTCCAGCCGCCTCCAGGGTTCGGAGACAGCAGTTCTGACGAGGAGTTCTTTGATGCGAGGGATCGGATTGCCTCACCTGAAGACCCAACATCAGGGACTGTGTCCAGAG ATTTTTCAGCCGAGATGACGAGTGGAATGACGCAGCAATCTGTGAGCCTGAGTGACATCAGAATCAGCCTGGCTGAAGGAACGAGGCATGAAAGAGAGgcgggtagagagggagagaccagcgaaggaggaggagggagagacatgtTCTCCAGGCTCTCTAGGAAAAGATCGAAGAAACGTCGTTCCTTCATGCAGACCGACTTCACCTCAACAGTCTCCTACCCTGGACCGGACCAAAACCAGGAGCGGAACAGGAACCCAGATCACGTTCCTGATCAGCATCTGGACCTGGCACAGAACCGGACAGAGAGCTCAGACGAAAGCCAGCAGCTGAGTCTGGACCCAGAACCATCTGAGCAGAGCCAGAACCCATgtcctactgtctcctctctgagcCACGCCGAGGGTGAGGCGTCCCAGCTCGAGTCCAAGCCTATCCTCGCCAAGCCCAGCCCAGAGGGGTCCCATCGGGGACCAGGAGAGCCACGTGTGCTTGATAACCCAAAGGGAAATCCACGGGCGCCTGATAACCCGAAGGGTGACCTCCATAGGAGCTCCAGGAACAGGCGGCAGTCCATGGAGACGGAGCCCGACATGATGGAGTCCAAATCGGTCACGGCCCTGGTGACGGCAGCCTCCCTCTCCATCACGGCTGTCCGCTGTAGAGTAGAACCAGACGGCAAGGAGAGCCCTGATCGTAGAGGAGacggggaggaggtggagggagagatggaggaagaggaggggggtggagaagcAGGGGCAGGACCATTCACATGTCACATGTTTCTGACTGAGATTAAGGAGGAAGAGGGGCAGAGGGGGGAGGAaacgggggaggagggggaggagggggaaagcgacagagaggagagacagcccTCGCTCATTTCTGAAGGACCACCCTCTGTTAGGGGGTCCCAATTTAGTAGACGACCTCTGTGTCTCACGAAAGACGAGGATCAGGAAGCCTCTTTCGTACCCCAAATAAGTATCTCCCATCCAGGTGTGTATGGGAGGGACACGGGGGGTGAACAAGGCATGGCTGGTGGTGAGGAGAGCGTGACTCCCCTttctgctcctcctccccccacctctccactGCCACCCTTCCCAGCCCCCTCCATCCCCCAcacggagaggggagagagggatagcaaGGATGGGAATGTGGGGTCTCAACCCAAACTTTTCATACTCTCAGACGGAGAGAAGGACATTAGCTGCTTGACTCAAGTCCATAGAAAACTCGCTATCAGTCACCAAGACCTGACAAGCCAAAGGAAAGCAGAAATTAAAAATGATGAAGATATAGATAGCACTAATTCTGTTACTGATAACACTGATGTTGCTACGGCTAACATTGCAGATACAGGCCACATTCATTCTGtcatggctaacactgagacTACAGTTGACTCTGATTTAGCCACTGCTAATCACAAAGATACAAATAGCATCAAATCTGTTCCGGCTAACACTATAGCTTATGCCGATTTTGCTACGACTAACAATGAAGATAATGCTATAATTAATTCCCTTACAACTAGCAATGATTCTACAGGTAATGCTAACTTAGCTATGACTAATGCTAATTCAGCTAATGCCAACTCAGCTACGGCTAACATTCCCAAAGAGTCTCCCATATCACCTACAACAGGCTTCCTCCTCCGGCCTTGCTCACCGGGCATCATCGGGCAAAGCCTCTCGGCCTCCACATTACGGGGGAAGATCCAGAGCCTGCCCCTCTATTTATCTCGCTCCCAGGAAACCCTCACCCTCTCTGGGGTGGGAAGCCCCAACAGGAGCCCCTCTCCGGAGACCACCAGCAACAAGACTGAGGTAATGGTCACCACCGAAACCACCAAGTACGACGATGTCACAAAGGTGGCAACAGGGGAGGATTTGAAAGATTCCGGGGTGGCGTTGGTAGAATCGGATGATTCTGAGGTTACGCTGACAGAATCGGAGGTTGGCGAGGTTGTTGTGGAGACGGCCGGGGCGGAAATCACGAGGTTGACGGTTTCAGAGGTCAAGGAGGTGATCGAGAAGGTCGTGATGGTCTACggatcctcccttcctccccctttagCACCCATCTCTCTAGAGTCCAAACCAGATCCCAAAATGGTTGTCAAGTTGCCTACCTGTCCCATTGCTACAGTGGAAACTGCCCCTCCTATGGCTCCAGCACCTATCTGTCTGGAGCCCAAACCAGTCCCTGAACTACTCTCCCCAGGCTCCACTATCCACAAAATGGCCGCCCCATTACCTTCCTGTCCTTCCTTTCGCGTGCCCATACGCGTAGAGCCCAAACCAGACCATGAACCACTATCCATACGCTCCAAAATGGCCGCCTTGTCGTCTTCTTATCCCCCTGCTTTAGTGGTAACCACAGAGAGTCTGAATTCCTCTTCTTCTAATCCTCACCCCATCAGAGTAGAACCCATGCCAGAGCCTTGCCTTGAACCCTTTTCAGGCCCCAAAATGTCTGCTCCGTTGTCTTCCTGCCCCTCTGCTTTAGTGGTGACCACACAGAGTCTAGTGGTGACCACACAGAGTCTAGTGGTGACCACACAGAGTCTGAACGGACCGGGGCTCAGCTTCCCTAGTTCTAACATGAGAGGACAGCCATTTGGGAGCAACAGCTTCTGTAGACCCCCAGGTGAGGAGGCAGGCCTGCTGAACACTCTGACTACAGGGTGTGGGGTCTTCACCTCCACCTGTGAGACCCAGCCCAACCAGGCCCACATGGAATCCTATTCGCCGGCCAAGCCTGACTTTGGGTGTAGCTCGGTGCTGGCGTCAGGGTGCGAGACGGTCATGGAGGGGGTGCAGACGCCCCTGGAGGCATGCAGGTGTCCACCACCGCTGGTTTATACCAACTGTTTCAGCGGGGGTGACAGCTTCGACGATGAGTTGACAGTTTACGAGTTCTCCTGTCGGACAAGTTCTCCTCCTGCCTCCCAACCCTCTTCCTCTGCGCTGGCCCTCCCTCTCacgacctctcctcctctctcctctttcctctcctcctcccctccctcctccctcctctctccctccttccctcgctccgtcctgcccccctcctcctccatggaGCTCTCACCACTCCTCTCCCCGCTCCTCTCCCCGTCCAACTGCTTCTTGTCCCAGTCAAGTCTCCATGATGATATCAGCCGACTACGCCACCGCCGCTTCCCACCGCCCCCCGCAGGGTTCCAGAATGTCCGGAGCGACGTGGACGAGCTTCTCACCCTCCTGCAGGGGGGTAGGATGGGGAGCAGAGGGGGGAGGCACCCCAGGGAGACCTGCGCCACCCACTTCTCAGAGAACAAGCGTCTTCTCCACGGGGAGGCCCGGAGGCTGATGGCTGGCTGTCAGAAGGTGGTCCGGGTGGGGCAGACCCCAGACGAGAtgctcttctccctctctgacaGCTTCAGGACCCTGGTGGGCATGGCCGGCATGTGCCTATGGTTCTCTGGGTGCGACCGGTGCGACCGGAGGAATGCCGAGGCACTGGCGGGGCTGGCGGACGTGGCCAGAACGTACCGGGAGTTTGTGCTGGCTGCGGAGAGGGCGAGCGGGAGGCGGAGCTGTCATGACCTCAGCACCAAGCTCCTTGCCAAGCAGTGTACCGCCCTCACTGCTTCTGTCTTCTGCCTCACACAGCTGTTCCGCACACTCACCGCGCTCTGA